From one Sciurus carolinensis chromosome 9, mSciCar1.2, whole genome shotgun sequence genomic stretch:
- the LOC124992629 gene encoding keratin-associated protein 10-12-like yields the protein MAASTMSVCSSNLSYGSCVCQPSSCDSGPDPSWQVDDCPESCCEPPCCAPSCCQPSCCAPAPCLTLVCSPLSCASSPCCQQSGCQPDCCSCSPCQPSCCVPLCCQPVCCKPVCCVPVCSGPSSSCCQQSSCEPSCCSSSPCQSSCCVSLCCKPVCCVPVCSGASSSCCQQSSCHCSPCQPSCCVPVCCKPVCCYRPCPCVSLLCRPVCRPACCVPSSCSASCCQPSCCRAASCVSLLCRPACSRPACCRVSLGQKSCC from the exons ATGGCCGCCTCCACCATGTCCGTCTGCTCCAGCAACCTGAGCTACGGCAGCTGCGTCTGCCAGCCCAGTTCCTGCGATTCTGGCCCCGACCCCTCCTGGCAGGTGGACGACTGCCCAGAGAGCTGCTGCGAGCCCCCCTGCTGCGCCCCCAGCTGctgccagcccagctgctgcGCCCCGGCCCCCTGCCTCACCCTCGTCTGCTCCCCACTCAGCTGTgcctccagcccctgctgccAGCAGTCTGGCTGCCAGCCTGACTGCTGCAGCTGCTCCCCCTGCCAGCCGTCCTGCTGCgtgcccctctgctgccagccAGTGTGCTGCAAGCCCGTGTGCTGTGTGCCCGTCTGCTCTgggccttcctcctcctgctgccagcaGTCTAGCTGTGAGCCCTCTTGCTGCTCATCCTCCCCCTGCCAGTCGTCCTGCTGCGTGTCCCTCTGCTGCAAGCCCGTGTGCTGTGTGCCCGTCTGCTCtggagcctcctcctcctgctgccagcaGTCTAGCTGCCA CTGCTCCCCCTGCCAGCCGTCCTGCTGCGTGCCCGTCTGCTGCAAGCCCGTGTGCTGCTACAGGCCCTGCCCCTGCGTGTCCCTGCTCTGCCGCCCCGTGTGCAGGCCCGCCTGCTGTGTGCCCagctcctgctctgcctcctgctgccagcccagctgctgcCGCGCGGCCTCCTGCGTGTCCCTGCTCTGCCGCCCCGCCTGCTCCCGCCCGGCCTGCTGCCGTGTCTCCTTGGGACAGAAGTCCTGCTGCTGA
- the LOC124992625 gene encoding keratin-associated protein 10-7-like isoform X2: MAASTMSVCSSNLSYGSRVCQPGSCDSCPDPSWQVDDCPDSCCEPPCCTPSCCQPSCCTPTPCLTLVCSPLSCASSPCCQQSGCQPDCCSCSPCQPSCCVPLCCKSVCCVPVCSGPSSSCCQQSSCEPSCCSSSPCQPSCCVPLCCKPVCCVPVCSGVSSSCCQQSSCQSDGCSCSPCQQSSCEPSCCSCSPCQPPCCQQSGCQPDCCSCSPCQPSCCVPLCCQPVCCKPVCCVPVCSGPSSSCCQQSSCEPSCCSSSPCQPSCCVPLCCKPVCCAPVCSGASSSCCQQSSCHCSPCQPSCCVPVCCKPVCCYRPCPCVSLLCRPVCRPACCLPSSCSASCCQPSCCRAASCVSLLCRPACSRPACCRVSLGQKSCC, from the exons ATGGCCGCCTCCACCATGTCCGTCTGCTCCAGCAACCTGAGCTACGGCAGCCGCGTCTGCCAGCCCGGTTCCTGCGATTCTTGCCCCGACCCCTCCTGGCAGGTGGACGACTGCCCAGACAGCTGCTGCGAGCCCCCCTGCTGCACCCCCAGCTGctgccagcccagctgctgcACCCCGACCCCCTGCCTCACCCTCGTCTGCTCCCCACTCAGCTGTgcctccagcccctgctgccAGCAGTCTGGCTGCCAGCCTGACTGCTGCAGCTGCTCCCCCTGCCAGCCGTCCTGCTGCGTGCCCCTCTGCTGCAAGTCCGTGTGCTGTGTGCCCGTCTGCTCTgggccttcctcctcctgctgccagcaGTCTAGCTGTGAGCCCTCTTGCTGCTCATCCTCCCCCTGCCAGCCGTCCTGCTGCGTGCCCCTCTGCTGCAAGCCCGTGTGCTGTGTGCCCGTCTGCTCTggagtctcctcctcctgctgccagcaGTCTAGCTGCCAGTCCGATGGCTGCAGCTGCTCCCCCTGCCAGCAGTCTAGCTGTGAGCCCTCCTGCTGCAGCTGCTCCCCCTGCCAGCC cccctgctgccAGCAGTCTGGCTGCCAGCCTGACTGCTGCAGCTGCTCCCCCTGCCAGCCGTCCTGCTGCgtgcccctctgctgccagcccGTGTGCTGCAAGCCCGTGTGCTGTGTGCCCGTCTGCTCTgggccttcctcctcctgctgccagcaGTCTAGCTGTGAGCCCTCTTGCTGCTCATCCTCCCCCTGCCAGCCATCCTGCTGCGTGCCCCTCTGCTGCAAGCCCGTGTGCTGTGCGCCCGTCTGCTCtggagcctcctcctcctgctgccagcaGTCTAGCTGCCA CTGCTCCCCCTGCCAGCCGTCCTGCTGCGTGCCCGTCTGCTGCAAGCCCGTGTGCTGCTACAGGCCCTGCCCCTGCGTGTCCCTGCTCTGCCGCCCCGTGTGCAGGCCCGCCTGCTGCTTGCCCagctcctgctctgcctcctgctgccagcccagctgctgcCGCGCGGCCTCCTGCGTGTCCCTGCTCTGCCGCCCCGCCTGCTCCCGCCCGGCCTGCTGCCGTGTCTCCTTGGGACAGAAGTCCTGCTGCTGA
- the LOC124992625 gene encoding keratin-associated protein 10-12-like isoform X3, producing the protein MAASTMSVCSSNLSYGSRVCQPGSCDSCPDPSWQVDDCPDSCCEPPCCTPSCCQPSCCTPTPCLTLVCSPLSCASSPCCQQSGCQPDCCSCSPCQPSCCVPLCCKSVCCVPVCSGPSSSCCQQSSCEPSCCSSSPCQPSCCVPLCCKPVCCVPVCSGVSSSCCQQSSCHCSPCQPSCCVPVCCKPVCCYRPCPCVSLLCRPVCRPACCVPSSCSASCCQPSCCRAASCVSLLCRPACSRPACCRVSLGQKSCC; encoded by the exons ATGGCCGCCTCCACCATGTCCGTCTGCTCCAGCAACCTGAGCTACGGCAGCCGCGTCTGCCAGCCCGGTTCCTGCGATTCTTGCCCCGACCCCTCCTGGCAGGTGGACGACTGCCCAGACAGCTGCTGCGAGCCCCCCTGCTGCACCCCCAGCTGctgccagcccagctgctgcACCCCGACCCCCTGCCTCACCCTCGTCTGCTCCCCACTCAGCTGTgcctccagcccctgctgccAGCAGTCTGGCTGCCAGCCTGACTGCTGCAGCTGCTCCCCCTGCCAGCCGTCCTGCTGCGTGCCCCTCTGCTGCAAGTCCGTGTGCTGTGTGCCCGTCTGCTCTgggccttcctcctcctgctgccagcaGTCTAGCTGTGAGCCCTCTTGCTGCTCATCCTCCCCCTGCCAGCCGTCCTGCTGCGTGCCCCTCTGCTGCAAGCCCGTGTGCTGTGTGCCCGTCTGCTCTggagtctcctcctcctgctgccagcaGTCTAGCTGCCA CTGCTCCCCCTGCCAGCCGTCCTGCTGCGTGCCCGTCTGCTGCAAGCCCGTGTGCTGCTACAGGCCCTGCCCCTGCGTGTCCCTGCTCTGCCGCCCCGTGTGCAGGCCTGCCTGCTGTGTGCCCagctcctgctctgcctcctgctgccagcccagctgctgcCGCGCGGCCTCCTGTGTGTCCCTGCTCTGCCGCCCCGCCTGCTCCCGCCCCGCCTGCTGCCGTGTCTCCTTGGGTCAGAAGTCCTGCTGCTGA
- the LOC124992625 gene encoding keratin-associated protein 10-2-like isoform X4, giving the protein MAASTMSVCSSSCPDPSWQVDDCPESCCEPPCCAPSCCQPSCCAPAPCLTLVCSPLGCASSPCCQQSGCQPDCCSCSPCQPSCCVPLCCQPVCCKPVCCVPVCSGPSSSCCQQSSCEPSCCSSSPCQPSCCVPLCCQPVCCKPVCCVPVCSGASSSCCQQSSCHCSPCQPSCCVPVCCKPVCCYRPCPCVSLLCRPVCRPACCLPSSCSASCCQPSCCRAASCVSLLCCPTCSRPACCRVSLGQKSCC; this is encoded by the exons ATGGCCGCCTCCACCATGTCCGTCTGCTCCAGCTCTTGCCCCGACCCCTCCTGGCAGGTGGACGACTGCCCAGAGAGCTGCTGCGAGCCCCCCTGCTGTGCCCCCAGCTGctgccagcccagctgctgcGCCCCGGCCCCCTGCCTCACCCTCGTCTGCTCCCCACTCGGCTGTgcctccagcccctgctgccAGCAGTCTGGCTGCCAGCCTGACTGCTGCAGCTGCTCCCCCTGCCAGCCGTCCTGCTGCgtgcccctctgctgccagcccGTGTGCTGCAAGCCCGTGTGCTGTGTGCCCGTCTGCTCTgggccttcctcctcctgctgccagcaGTCTAGCTGTGAGCCCTCTTGCTGCTCATCCTCCCCCTGCCAGCCGTCCTGCTGCgtgcccctctgctgccagcccGTGTGCTGCAAGCCCGTGTGCTGTGTGCCCGTCTGCTCtggagcctcctcctcctgctgccagcaGTCTAGCTGCCA CTGCTCCCCCTGCCAGCCGTCCTGCTGCGTGCCCGTCTGCTGCAAGCCCGTGTGCTGCTACAGGCCCTGCCCCTGTGTGTCCCTGCTCTGCCGCCCCGTGTGCAGGCCCGCCTGCTGCTTGCCCagctcctgctctgcctcctgctgccagcccagctgctgcCGCGCGGCCTCCTGCGTGTCCCTGCTCTGCTGCCCCACCTGCTCCCGCCCGGCCTGCTGCCGTGTCTCCTTGGGACAGAAGTCCTGCTGCTGA